In the genome of Rhodoplanes sp. Z2-YC6860, one region contains:
- a CDS encoding (2Fe-2S)-binding protein, with protein MASFTLNGARTELSLAAETPLLWALREHLQLTGTKFGCGVASCGACTVHVDGMPVRSCITTLSMIEGRSVTTIEGLSADGKHPLQKAWVAEQVPQCGYCQSGQIMQAAALLAQNKTPTRQQIVEHMDGNICRCGTYLRIIRAIERAAREA; from the coding sequence ATGGCTTCCTTTACGTTGAACGGCGCGCGCACGGAGCTCTCCCTTGCTGCCGAGACGCCACTGCTGTGGGCGCTGCGTGAGCATCTGCAACTGACGGGCACCAAGTTCGGCTGTGGCGTCGCGAGCTGCGGCGCTTGCACGGTTCATGTCGACGGCATGCCGGTGCGCTCCTGCATCACCACGCTTTCGATGATTGAGGGCCGGTCGGTCACCACCATCGAAGGCCTGTCTGCAGACGGCAAGCATCCGCTACAGAAGGCCTGGGTCGCCGAGCAGGTGCCGCAATGCGGCTACTGCCAGTCCGGCCAGATCATGCAGGCGGCCGCACTGCTCGCCCAAAACAAGACGCCGACACGGCAGCAGATCGTCGAGCACATGGACGGCAACATCTGCCGCTGCGGCACTTATCTCCGCATCATCCGCGCCATCGAGCGCGCCGCGCGGGAGGCCTGA
- a CDS encoding glycosyltransferase family 2 protein, with protein sequence MAGLISIIVTTYDRADALDAVLRSLSRQTDRNFEMVVADDGSGPETAALLRTWKDRLGVPLTHVWHEHRDFRAGEIRNRGIRASAGSYCIFLDGDCIPRPDFVAQHRALAEPGWFVTGNRALLTERLTAKILAERLEPELWSTGDWIGQRFSGGLNRLAPVLRLPLGPLRRLTARRWQGARSCNLAIWRADLDRVDGFDATFSGWGKEDSDLVIRLLNAGIRRNDGRHATGVLHLWHPASDRTRLTENERLLAQVIASDRVRAERGMSALDNGDGR encoded by the coding sequence GTGGCTGGACTGATTTCCATCATCGTCACGACCTATGACCGCGCCGATGCACTCGATGCGGTGTTACGGTCGCTGTCGCGACAGACAGACCGGAATTTCGAGATGGTCGTCGCTGACGACGGCTCGGGACCGGAGACGGCGGCGCTGCTCCGCACCTGGAAAGACCGGCTCGGTGTGCCGCTCACGCACGTCTGGCATGAGCATCGAGATTTTCGCGCCGGTGAAATTCGCAACCGCGGCATCCGGGCGAGCGCCGGGAGCTACTGCATCTTCCTCGACGGCGACTGCATCCCGCGGCCGGATTTCGTCGCACAGCACAGGGCGCTGGCGGAGCCCGGCTGGTTCGTCACTGGCAATCGCGCGCTGTTGACGGAGCGGCTGACTGCGAAAATTCTGGCCGAGAGACTGGAGCCGGAGCTGTGGAGCACCGGGGACTGGATCGGCCAGCGTTTCTCGGGCGGCCTCAATCGGCTTGCGCCGGTGCTCAGGCTGCCGCTCGGGCCATTGCGGCGGCTGACTGCCCGGCGTTGGCAGGGGGCACGTTCCTGCAATCTCGCGATCTGGCGCGCCGATCTGGATCGCGTCGACGGCTTCGACGCGACCTTCAGCGGCTGGGGCAAAGAGGATTCCGATCTGGTGATCCGGCTCCTGAACGCCGGCATCCGGCGAAATGACGGGCGTCATGCTACAGGGGTTCTGCATCTCTGGCATCCAGCCTCCGACCGCACGCGGCTGACGGAAAACGAGCGCTTGCTCGCGCAGGTGATCGCAAGCGATCGCGTCCGCGCCGAGCGAGGGATGTCGGCGCTCGACAACGGCGATGGCCGTTAG